The following nucleotide sequence is from Geothermobacter ehrlichii.
GTGCTGGAGGACAAGCTCTCCTACCGGGGGATTCCGGAAGCGCATCTGGCCAGCATCCGCGAGCGGGCCCGCCAGGCCGGCCAGAGGTTTCTCGAGCAGATGGCCGAACGGTTCCGCAAGGCCGGGTTCAATCCGGAACTGCGCCTCGAGAGCGGCGATCCGGTGGCGGTTATCAAGAAGATCGATGCCGAGGAAGAGATCTTCCTGCTGGTGATGGCGCGTCACGAGGGGGGAGGGGAGGTCAGCGACATCCTGTTCGGCTCGGTCACCAACGCGGTGATGCACAAGGTGAAATGCCCGATGCTGCTGTTCTGATCGGGGTAATGGCATGCAGGAGCAGTTTCTCCAGCCAACCGAATTCATCGACAGCGACCACCAGGCGATTCGGGATTTTGCCCGTAACGCCAGTGGTGATGCTGCCGGCGACCGTGAGGCGGCCGTCAACCTCTATTATGCGGTGCGGGACGGTATCCGCTATACCCCCTATCTCGATTTTACCGATCCGGAAAACTATCGCGCCAGCAGTGTCCTGGCCAGAGGCTATGGTTTCTGTATTTCAAAGGCTTCCCTGCTGGCAGCCTGCTGTCGGTCGGCAGGCATTCCGGCACGGCTCGGATTCGCCGATGTCAGAAATCATCTCACGACACCCCGTCTGCGGGAACTCAACGGCGGGGATTTGATGCGCTGGCATGCTTATACCGAGATACTGCTCGACGGCCGCTGGGTGAAGGCAACCCCGGCCTTCAATCTTGCGCTCTGTACCCGATTCAGGGTCAGGCCGCTTGAGTTCGACGGCCGGGAGGATTCGATCTTCCATCCCTTCGACGCCGACCAGCGTCGGCACATGGAGTATGTCCGTGAGCGGGGCGTGTATGACGATGTCCCCTTGGAGGAGATTCTGGCCACCTTTCACCGCCATAGCCCGAAACTCCTCAGCCATGAAGGGAGTGGAGACTTCGAGGCCGAAGCGGAGAAAAATTCCGATGGCTGCCGCTAGAAAGTCAAGAGCGCCAAAATGTATTGGCGCGGAGGCGCTGGGGCGAAGATAACAAGGAAAAAATCAAGACCTGGGTTCTGTCCAGCCCCCCCCCCCCCCAAAGGGGTCTTGATCTTCTCTGCGATGATCGACCTTTTGTTTTTCCTTGGGGTTTAAAAGGATTTATCGGTTTTGCATTCCATTTCATGATGAGGACGATATGAACATCAGACAGCGGGTTGAACGTCTGCTGGCCCGGATGCATGACCGGCCGCAGTACCCGAGCCAGGGCGCGGTGCTGTTCGTCGACCTGGAGCGGCGCGACATCCGTCGCGCCTACCTCCCGGTGGAGGCGGTCAGGGCCTTTCTCGGCGGCCGCGGCGGCAACATGTTTCTGCTCTACAACCTGCTCCCCGACGGCAGGGAGCCGCTCGATCCCGAGGTGCCGCTGATCTTCGGCGCCGGCACCCTCACCGGCCGGGTGCCGGGGGCCACCCGCGGCAACGTCACCAGCCTTTCGCCGGAGAGCCGGGCGATCCTCGACAGCAACGCCGGCGACTTCTTCCCTTCCTTTCTCAAACTGCAGGGCTACGACCACCTGGTGCTTTACGGCCGCCACCGGCAGTGGACGCTGCTGCGCATTCGCGGCGAAGAGGTCGATTTCGTCGACGCCACGCCCTATCTCGGGCTGGACAACCTCGACTTCACCGAGCGCGTCGAGCGCGATTTCGACTGCCGTGAGCAGAAGGACATGGCCATGGCGCGGATCAGCAGCGCCGGCGAGAACCTGGTGCTGTGCAGCGGCATCATGGGGGGCATCAAGTCGATCTGGGGCCGGGGCGGCGGCGGCGCCAAGATGGGGGCCCTGCGCCTGAAGGCGATCCTGCTGCAGGGCAGGCCGCCCGGGGTCGAACTGTCCGAGGCGTTCACCGCCGGCAACCGCGAGATCGCCCGCAAGACCCTCGCCGCCAGCGTAGTGCAGAACGCCCTGAAGAAGGTCGGTACGCCCTTCCTCTACAAGCCGAGCCGGGTGCTCGGCGCCATGGGCACCAAAAACAACCAGGAGACCACCTGGTACGACAGCCTCGACGCCGACAACTTCGATCCCTACCGGCCGGGCATGAGCGGCTGCTACAAGTGCGCCGTCCGCTGCCGGGCCAACAACGACATGCTGCCCGGCGGCAAGGGGGGCTGGGGCGCCAGCGCCCTGACCGGCCTCACCGGGAACGCCAGCTACGACAGGGAGCAGAGCGGACTCGAACACCGCAAGCAGCGCACCTACAACGGCATCAATGACGACGGGGCCTTCGACCGCTACGACAAGGGCGAAGGGCCGGAATACATCACCGTCGGCAAGTTCGGCCCCAACATCGGCATCCGCGAGCCGGAGCAGGTGCTGCGGCTGAACAACATCATCAACGACCTCGCCCTCGATGCCTCCAGTACCGGCAGCGCCATCGCCTGGGCGATGGAGCTCTACCAGCGCGGCATCATCGACCGGGAGGATACCGGCGGTCTCGAGCTGACCTGGGGCAACTATCCGGTGATCGAAAAGCTGCTGTTCATGATCGCGAAGCGCGAAGGCTTCGGCGACACCATCGCCTGCTCCAGCCGGGCGGTCGAAATGGGCAGGTATCCGGCCGAGGCCCTCGACTACTGCATGGCGTCGAAGGGGCTGTTTCAGTCCGATCCCCACGACGCCCGCATCCTCAAGGCCTTCGCTCTCGGCCTGGCGGTCGCCACCCGCGGCATGGACCATCTGCGCAACCGCGCCACCCTGGAGATCAACGCCCGGATCAACGACGATCCGGTCTTCAAGACAGCCCTCTACGGCGGCGAGGTCTCGCCCGAGCCGACTTCCTACGACGGCAAGGAATACGCCGTACGGCGCTGCGAAAACACCTTCGCCGCCGGCGACGCCGTCGGCATGTGCCGCTTCAACACCAAACTGTTCAATTCGCCCTCCACCCCCGACCTGGAGGATTTCGCCGGCCAGGTCAGCGAGCTGGCCGGCCTTGAGCTTTCCGGCGCAGATCTGGACGAGGTCGGCCGCAACATCACCGGGCTGGAGCGGATGATCAACTTCCGCCTCGGCCTGCGGGCGCGGGACGACACCTTGCCGAAGCGCTGGTTCGAAGAGCCGATTCAGGTCGGGCCCTTCAAGGGAGAGAAGATCGACCGCGAGCGGTTCGAGGAGCTGAAGCAGCGCTTCTACCACTTGAGCGGCCTGAACAGCGAAGGGCTCCCGGCCGCCGACTGGCACGCCCGTCTGTCGCAGCTGGTCACCGGCTTCAGCGTCAGGGTCCGGCTGCCGCAGCCGCTGCCCGGGGCGCCGGAAGGGGTGGTCGTCATCGACCGGCCGGTCGACAACCTGCGACAGCTGCGCCAGGCGCTGAGAGAGAAACTGCCCGAAGCCGCGGAGCGGCTCGACGACCCTTCGTGGAACATCGCCATCGACGGTATGATGGTCCTCTCCGGCGAGGAAGAAGCCCCCGTGCCCAACGGCAGCGAGGTGACGATGCTGCCGATCATCGCGGGAGGGTGACGAGGGATGAGTGACGAGGGATGAGTGACGAGGGATGAGTGACGAGGGATGAGTGACGAGGGATGAGTGACGAGGGATGAGTGACGAGGGATGAGTGACGAGGGATGAGTGGGATGCGCGTCGATCCAACAATCTGCCCCATCTGCAAGGGAGACAACAACTGCGGGCTGCACGCCGATCCCGGTCCCTGCTGGTGCGTCGACGTGGAAATTCCGGCCGCTTTGATTGACCTGGTTCCGCCGGAGCTGAAGCGCAAGGCGTGTATCTGTCTTTCCTGTATCGAGGCGTTCCGGGAGGACCCGGAGCTGTT
It contains:
- a CDS encoding transglutaminase-like domain-containing protein, producing the protein MQEQFLQPTEFIDSDHQAIRDFARNASGDAAGDREAAVNLYYAVRDGIRYTPYLDFTDPENYRASSVLARGYGFCISKASLLAACCRSAGIPARLGFADVRNHLTTPRLRELNGGDLMRWHAYTEILLDGRWVKATPAFNLALCTRFRVRPLEFDGREDSIFHPFDADQRRHMEYVRERGVYDDVPLEEILATFHRHSPKLLSHEGSGDFEAEAEKNSDGCR
- a CDS encoding cysteine-rich CWC family protein gives rise to the protein MSGMRVDPTICPICKGDNNCGLHADPGPCWCVDVEIPAALIDLVPPELKRKACICLSCIEAFREDPELFAARYCQKIDMS
- a CDS encoding aldehyde ferredoxin oxidoreductase C-terminal domain-containing protein; amino-acid sequence: MNIRQRVERLLARMHDRPQYPSQGAVLFVDLERRDIRRAYLPVEAVRAFLGGRGGNMFLLYNLLPDGREPLDPEVPLIFGAGTLTGRVPGATRGNVTSLSPESRAILDSNAGDFFPSFLKLQGYDHLVLYGRHRQWTLLRIRGEEVDFVDATPYLGLDNLDFTERVERDFDCREQKDMAMARISSAGENLVLCSGIMGGIKSIWGRGGGGAKMGALRLKAILLQGRPPGVELSEAFTAGNREIARKTLAASVVQNALKKVGTPFLYKPSRVLGAMGTKNNQETTWYDSLDADNFDPYRPGMSGCYKCAVRCRANNDMLPGGKGGWGASALTGLTGNASYDREQSGLEHRKQRTYNGINDDGAFDRYDKGEGPEYITVGKFGPNIGIREPEQVLRLNNIINDLALDASSTGSAIAWAMELYQRGIIDREDTGGLELTWGNYPVIEKLLFMIAKREGFGDTIACSSRAVEMGRYPAEALDYCMASKGLFQSDPHDARILKAFALGLAVATRGMDHLRNRATLEINARINDDPVFKTALYGGEVSPEPTSYDGKEYAVRRCENTFAAGDAVGMCRFNTKLFNSPSTPDLEDFAGQVSELAGLELSGADLDEVGRNITGLERMINFRLGLRARDDTLPKRWFEEPIQVGPFKGEKIDRERFEELKQRFYHLSGLNSEGLPAADWHARLSQLVTGFSVRVRLPQPLPGAPEGVVVIDRPVDNLRQLRQALREKLPEAAERLDDPSWNIAIDGMMVLSGEEEAPVPNGSEVTMLPIIAGG
- a CDS encoding universal stress protein, producing the protein MNARILIPIDDSETTEKAVSGFLGNRTRFPDRVTLLHVLEDKLSYRGIPEAHLASIRERARQAGQRFLEQMAERFRKAGFNPELRLESGDPVAVIKKIDAEEEIFLLVMARHEGGGEVSDILFGSVTNAVMHKVKCPMLLF